One genomic region from Eremothecium gossypii ATCC 10895 chromosome I, complete sequence encodes:
- the DYS1 gene encoding deoxyhypusine synthase (Syntenic homolog of Saccharomyces cerevisiae YHR068W (DYS1)) has translation MSNNDETVLGHLADHVFKHSGPIPESFVEVKGIDYSKPDAIDMRASDLIKSMKTMGFQASSLGQACDIIDEMRAWRGKHIDELDEYSRKGSFDENGFQKSTIFLGYTSNLISSGLRETLRYLVQHNMVSAIVTTAGGVEEDIIKCLAPTYLGEFTLKGAALRDKGMNRIGNLLVPNNNYCKFEEWIVPILDAMLAEQEAYVAQQGKDCLGVNTDVDSPIWTPSKLCDRLGKEINDESSVLYWAHKNKIPVFCPAITDGSIGDMLFLHTFRASPQQLRLDLVADIRKINSMSMEASQAGMIILGGGLIKHHIANACLMRNGADYAVYINTGQEFDGSDAGARPDEAVSWGKIKVEAKSVKVYADVTTVFPLIVAATFANGKKN, from the coding sequence ATGTCTAATAATGACGAGACAGTACTAGGCCATTTGGCAGACCATGTGTTCAAGCATTCTGGTCCAATCCCCGAGAGCTTTGTGGAAGTCAAGGGTATAGATTATTCCAAGCCCGATGCCATCGACATGCGCGCCTCGGACCTTATCAAGTCCATGAAAACCATGGGTTTCCAGGCGTCTTCGCTGGGTCAGGCATGTGATATAATCGACGAAATGCGCGCGTGGAGGGGGAAACACATTGATGAACTTGATGAATATTCGCGGAAGGGTAGCTTTGATGAGAACGGGTTCCAGAAGTCGACGATCTTCTTGGGTTACACTTCTAATTTGATATCCTCTGGGCTCCGCGAGACTTTGCGGTACCTGGTGCAGCACAACATGGTGAGCGCTATTGTAACTACGGCAGGTGGTGTTGAGGAGGACATCATAAAATGTCTCGCGCCAACTTATCTTGGCGAATTCACCCTAAAGGGGGCGGCCCTGCGGGACAAAGGTATGAACAGAATCGGAAATCTGCTAGTACCCAACAATAACTATTGCAAATTCGAGGAATGGATTGTGCCGATTCTAGATGCGATGTTGGCCGAGCAGGAAGCCTACGTAGCTCAACAGGGAAAGGACTGTCTAGGTGTGAATACCGATGTCGACAGCCCTATCTGGACGCCATCCAAGCTCTGTGACAGACTAGGGAAAGAAATCAACGACGAATCGAGTGTCCTATACTGGGCTCATAAAAATAAGATCCCTGTCTTTTGCCCTGCGATAACAGACGGCTCTATCGGCGACATGCTTTTCCTCCACACCTTCAGAGCTTCGCCCCAACAGCTACGGCTAGACCTTGTAGCTGATATCCGGAAGATCAATTCGATGTCGATGGAGGCCTCGCAGGCGGGAATGATAATCCTAGGCGGCGGCCTAATCAAACACCACATTGCCAACGCGTGTCTCATGAGAAACGGTGCGGACTATGCTGTTTATATTAACACCGGCCAGGAGTTTGACGGCTCGGATGCCGGTGCCAGACCTGACGAGGCTGTATCCTGGGGTAAGATCAAGGTAGAGGCTAAATCTGTGAAAGTTTACGCCGATGTCACTACTGTCTTTCCGCTGATCGTCGCAGCGACATTTGCCAATGGCAAAAAGAACTGA